In a genomic window of Melopsittacus undulatus isolate bMelUnd1 chromosome 1, bMelUnd1.mat.Z, whole genome shotgun sequence:
- the LOC101873078 gene encoding ovalbumin-related protein X-like has translation MGSISAANAEFAFDVFKELKVYHANDNIFYSPLSIIAALAMVYMGARDNTEYQMEKALHFDKIAGLGGAAQTKCGKSMNIHILFKELLSDITAPKANYSLHIANRLYAEKTSSILPIYLKCVKKLYRTGLEMVNFKTASDRARQLINSWVGNQTNGQIQDFLEPHSVDPDTLLVIVNAIYFKGIWKTAFKQEDTREFPFSMTKQESKPVQMMCQNSTFKIGFVPSEKIKILELPYASGELSMLVLLPDDISGLEQLEKKINFEKLTEWTSPSVMEKKKVKVYLPRMKIEEKYNLTAVLKALGMTDLFSSAADLSGISAANNLKISEAIHKAYMEVNEEGTEMAGSAGVIGVVKHSSESEEFKADHPFLFLIKHNPTNSILFVGRYCSP, from the exons ATGGGCTCTATCAGTGCAGCAAATGCAGAATTTGCTTTTGATGTATTCAAAGAGCTTAAAGTCTACCATGCCAACGACAACATCTTCTACTCCCCCCTGAGCATAATTGCAGCCCTGGCCATGGTTTACATGGGAGCAAGAGATAATACTGAATATCAGATGGAGAAG GCTCTTCACTTTGACAAAATTGCAGGGCTTGGAGGAGCTGCTCAGACCAAG TGTGGCAAGTCTATGAATATCCACATACTTTTTAAAGAACTTCTGTCTGATATCACTGCACCAAAAGCCAATTATTCACTCCACATTGCCAACAGACTCTATGCTGAAAAGACATCTTCGATCTTACCG ATTTACTTAAAATGTGTGAAGAAACTGTACAGAACAGGTCTGGAAATGGTTAACTTCAAAACAGCATCAGATCGAGCCAGACAGCTCATTAATTCCTGGGTGGGAAATCAGACAAACG GACAGATCCAAGATTTTCTTGAGCCACACTCTGTTGATCCTGATACTCTGCTGGTCATTGTGAATGCCATTTACTTCAAAGGGATATGGAAGACAGCATTTAAACAAGAAGACACTCGGGAATTTCCCTTCAGCATGACAAAG caagaaagcaaaccTGTGCAAATGATGTGTCAGAACAGTACTTTCAAAATAGGATTTGTGCCTTCAGAGAAAATTAAGATCCTGGAGCTGCCATATGCCAGTGGAGAGCTGAGCATGCTGGTGCTGTTGCCTGATGACATCTCTGGTCTGGAGCAG cttgagaaaaaaatcaactttgAAAAACTTACAGAGTGGACCAGTCCGAGTgtgatggaaaagaagaaagtgaaggtGTACCTCCCGCGCATGAAGATTGAGGAAAAATACAACCTCACAGCTGTCCTAAAGGCCTTGGGTATGACCGACTTGTTCAGCTCTGCAGCCGATCTGTCTGGCATCTCTGCAGCAAACAACCTGAAGATATCAGAAGCCATCCATAAGGCATACATGGAAGTCAACGAAGAAGGCACTGAGATGGCTGGCTCAGCAGGTGTAATTGGAGTCGTCAAACATTCCTCTGAGTCTGAAGAGTTCAAGGCTGACcaccctttccttttcttgatcAAGCATAATCCAACCAACAGCATCCTCTTTGTTGGTAGATATTGCTCCccctaa